A region from the Solibacillus sp. FSL H8-0523 genome encodes:
- a CDS encoding SulP family inorganic anion transporter, translated as MYTIREQWFGNVRADILAGLVVALALIPEAIAFSILAGVDPMVGLYASFVIAVTISFVGGRPAMISAATGAMALVIVSLVKDHGLQYLLAATILTGVIQILFGMMKISRLMKFIPNSVMIGFVNSLAILVFIAQMPHFIGGSLFTWVFLLGTIALIYGIPYIIKGIPAPLIAVVILSVVAVYTGVNLNTVGDMGSITQSLPTFFIPDIPFTMETLMIILPYSLALAVVGLVESLLTASILDDMTSSESDKNTEARGQGIANVINGFFGGMAGCAMIGQSVINVKSGARGRLSTFVAGVFLMFLILVLGDYVVQIPMPVLAGVMVVVCITQFDWQSFKYVATAPKKDVFVMLLTIGVVLYTHNLALGVIAGIVVSALFFVNEISRVKITQDGATYFVSGQLFFASTESFINYFKAQKIEHNKIVIDFTDCKVWDDSAIGALMKVKDQLKANQITVSYKQMDASSKQLMKKLTGTALD; from the coding sequence ATGTACACTATTCGCGAGCAATGGTTTGGAAATGTACGTGCTGATATACTAGCTGGTTTAGTTGTCGCACTAGCACTCATTCCTGAAGCAATTGCTTTTTCCATCTTAGCAGGCGTGGATCCTATGGTTGGACTCTATGCATCATTCGTTATCGCTGTCACAATTAGTTTTGTCGGCGGACGTCCGGCGATGATTTCTGCAGCAACCGGTGCGATGGCGCTGGTTATCGTATCACTTGTGAAAGATCACGGCTTGCAATACTTATTAGCCGCAACAATTTTAACGGGAGTCATTCAAATCCTTTTCGGAATGATGAAAATTTCACGTTTAATGAAATTCATTCCAAACTCGGTGATGATCGGCTTTGTCAATTCATTAGCGATTTTAGTATTTATCGCGCAAATGCCGCATTTTATTGGCGGTAGTCTATTCACTTGGGTATTTTTACTGGGAACGATTGCCCTAATTTATGGTATTCCGTACATCATTAAAGGCATCCCTGCTCCCCTCATTGCCGTTGTTATTTTATCGGTCGTTGCGGTGTATACAGGGGTAAATTTAAATACGGTAGGCGATATGGGTTCGATTACGCAGTCCTTACCGACATTTTTCATTCCTGATATTCCATTTACAATGGAAACATTGATGATTATTTTACCGTATTCACTTGCCTTAGCCGTTGTTGGGTTAGTGGAGTCTCTATTAACAGCATCGATTCTAGATGATATGACATCAAGTGAAAGTGATAAAAACACGGAAGCTCGTGGCCAAGGGATTGCCAACGTCATTAACGGTTTCTTTGGCGGGATGGCTGGTTGCGCGATGATTGGTCAATCGGTCATTAATGTAAAAAGTGGTGCCCGCGGGCGTCTATCCACTTTTGTTGCCGGCGTATTTTTAATGTTTTTAATTTTAGTGTTAGGCGATTACGTGGTACAAATTCCAATGCCGGTACTTGCTGGGGTAATGGTCGTTGTTTGTATTACTCAATTTGACTGGCAATCGTTTAAATACGTTGCAACTGCCCCGAAAAAAGATGTATTTGTTATGCTATTAACGATTGGTGTTGTGCTTTACACACATAACTTAGCACTAGGTGTAATTGCGGGAATTGTTGTGAGCGCGTTATTCTTCGTCAATGAAATTTCACGTGTGAAAATCACACAAGACGGCGCAACTTACTTTGTGAGCGGACAGCTATTTTTTGCCTCTACTGAAAGCTTTATCAACTACTTTAAAGCACAAAAAATCGAGCACAACAAGATTGTTATTGATTTTACGGACTGTAAAGTATGGGATGATTCCGCAATTGGTGCGTTAATGAAGGTAAAAGATCAATTAAAAGCGAATCAAATTACCGTAAGCTATAAGCAAATGGATGCCTCTAGTAAGCAGTTAATGAAAAAGTTAACAGGGACGGCACTCGATTAG
- a CDS encoding universal stress protein produces the protein MYQQILLAADGSENSMRAANEALKIAKVSPNCIVTILFVIDIEKVKTEVLHATSIDSLYMERRQKLVPLEQLFETAGINTQVEMIHGTPGPEIVRYANSHDIDLVIIGSRGLNSLQEMVLGSVSHKVMKRVNCPAMIVK, from the coding sequence ATGTATCAACAAATTTTACTTGCAGCAGACGGCTCTGAAAACTCCATGCGCGCTGCGAATGAGGCGTTAAAAATTGCAAAGGTCAGCCCGAATTGCATCGTAACCATTTTATTTGTCATTGATATTGAAAAAGTAAAAACCGAAGTCCTTCATGCAACATCAATTGATAGTTTATATATGGAGCGTCGTCAAAAGCTCGTTCCACTTGAACAATTATTTGAAACTGCAGGCATAAACACACAAGTTGAAATGATTCACGGTACACCTGGCCCTGAAATTGTGAGGTATGCGAACAGCCATGACATTGATTTAGTCATTATTGGTAGTCGTGGACTTAATAGCTTGCAAGAAATGGTGTTAGGTAGTGTTTCACATAAAGTAATGAAGCGTGTGAATTGCCCTGCCATGATTGTAAAGTAA
- a CDS encoding DNA-3-methyladenine glycosylase I, which produces MERCSWVKLTEPIYVKYHDEEWGIPVFDDQQLFEMLCLEGAQAGLNWLTILKRREGYRQAFDYFDVEKIVQYDEAKLEALKQDERIIRNRLKIASVVTNAKSYVNIQQKHGSFSNYIWSFVEHKPIINRWERIEDVPVTTEISDRMSKQLKKDGFKFVGSTICYAYMQAVGLVKDHTTNCFCYKE; this is translated from the coding sequence GTGGAAAGATGTAGCTGGGTAAAATTAACGGAACCGATTTATGTAAAATATCACGATGAAGAGTGGGGAATCCCTGTTTTTGATGATCAACAGCTATTTGAAATGCTATGTTTAGAAGGGGCACAGGCGGGTTTAAACTGGCTGACAATTTTAAAGCGGCGCGAGGGTTACCGACAGGCATTCGACTATTTTGATGTCGAAAAAATTGTACAATATGATGAAGCAAAATTAGAAGCCCTAAAACAAGATGAACGCATTATCCGAAACCGCTTAAAAATAGCTAGTGTCGTGACGAATGCAAAGAGCTACGTCAATATCCAACAAAAACATGGCTCATTTTCCAATTATATATGGTCATTTGTCGAGCACAAGCCAATCATCAACCGGTGGGAACGAATAGAAGATGTCCCAGTAACTACGGAAATCAGTGACCGAATGAGTAAGCAATTAAAAAAAGATGGTTTTAAATTTGTGGGCAGCACAATATGCTATGCGTATATGCAGGCGGTTGGCTTGGTGAAGGATCATACAACAAATTGCTTTTGTTATAAAGAGTAA
- a CDS encoding TetR/AcrR family transcriptional regulator, translating to MTKTQLMQAAFHHFGAHGYNGGSLAQIAEEVGIKKQSIYTYFKSKDALYLAIYEEAMQFELTFVQNYMASVRNEPIEQALLPLLQQVAQRFEQNVETKFFIRSTFLTPHHLQEALTKKTYDYLDAIQALFANYFSTKMPRESSHEAAVAYLGLLDSLYVEMLYGGNERFKQRLQAGWNVFYRGISN from the coding sequence ATGACAAAAACACAGTTGATGCAAGCAGCTTTTCATCATTTTGGTGCACATGGCTATAACGGTGGCTCGCTTGCCCAAATCGCAGAGGAAGTCGGCATTAAAAAGCAATCGATTTATACATATTTTAAAAGCAAAGACGCCTTGTATTTAGCTATTTATGAAGAGGCGATGCAGTTTGAGCTTACGTTTGTTCAAAATTATATGGCGAGTGTGCGTAATGAGCCGATTGAACAAGCACTGTTGCCATTACTTCAGCAAGTTGCACAGCGCTTTGAGCAAAATGTGGAAACGAAATTTTTCATTCGCTCTACTTTTTTAACACCGCATCATTTACAAGAAGCTCTAACTAAAAAAACGTATGATTATTTAGATGCCATACAAGCTTTATTTGCAAATTACTTCAGCACAAAAATGCCCCGTGAAAGTAGCCATGAAGCAGCAGTTGCTTATTTAGGACTGCTCGATAGTTTATATGTAGAAATGCTGTATGGCGGCAACGAACGTTTCAAACAGCGCTTACAAGCGGGCTGGAACGTATTTTATCGAGGAATATCAAATTAG
- a CDS encoding multidrug efflux SMR transporter has protein sequence MTKYWILVFIAGLIEIGWAMGLKYANTIPLWIGVIALIVLSFYVLIIATEKLPVSTVYAVFTGIGTAGTVIVETVLFNEPFSLTKVGFIALLLVGVIGLKMLSGEKEARDA, from the coding sequence ATGACAAAATATTGGATCTTAGTTTTCATTGCTGGCTTAATCGAAATTGGCTGGGCGATGGGCTTAAAATATGCGAACACGATTCCATTGTGGATTGGCGTCATCGCGTTAATCGTGTTATCGTTCTATGTTTTAATAATTGCGACAGAAAAGTTACCCGTTTCAACCGTTTACGCGGTCTTTACCGGTATTGGTACAGCAGGAACGGTCATTGTTGAAACAGTATTATTTAACGAGCCTTTTAGCTTAACGAAAGTTGGCTTTATCGCGTTATTATTGGTCGGGGTAATCGGCTTAAAAATGCTATCTGGTGAAAAAGAAGCGAGGGATGCGTAA
- a CDS encoding multidrug efflux SMR transporter: MAWFYLILAGLFEVGGVIGMNKVAQRKSISSFAIMFGAFAFSFSFLALAMKTLPMGVSYAVWTGIGTVGGTLVGMFIYGESKDWKRILFISFIILAVVGLKITQ; encoded by the coding sequence ATGGCTTGGTTTTATTTAATTTTAGCAGGATTGTTTGAAGTTGGTGGCGTCATTGGTATGAATAAAGTGGCGCAGCGTAAAAGCATTTCTTCCTTTGCCATTATGTTCGGTGCCTTTGCTTTTAGCTTTTCCTTTTTAGCACTGGCGATGAAAACCTTACCAATGGGCGTATCCTATGCGGTATGGACGGGTATTGGTACGGTCGGTGGTACACTTGTCGGAATGTTCATATACGGCGAGTCAAAGGATTGGAAACGTATTCTGTTTATTTCGTTTATTATTCTAGCTGTTGTTGGATTAAAGATTACGCAGTAG
- a CDS encoding TDT family transporter has translation MKYYFQSIPIPMSGVMLAFVSLANLLHALDVTIPAHISFFIGIVLFLSLIGKLIFATKTVVAEMQNPIIASVSPTFTMGTLSLSSGLANYGVHSVVIHTLWILAAVTQFFIIIYFLKAFIWKKGLTLANIFPSWLILFVGVAVMPLTARDLSGRFTQTVLIFAICAFLIIVPIVILRGFIRKDLPEPTIPMLAILTAPASLCLLAYFVQFNSSLAVILTLYTVAQLLFFLVLTKLPSILKLPFYPSYAALTFPLVITATATNEFIHAFSFEGTIKTVLTAYFALQLLLAICIVVYVLIRYVNYLSVQIKQKRALATKNNQTALS, from the coding sequence ATGAAGTACTACTTTCAGTCAATTCCTATTCCGATGAGTGGGGTCATGCTCGCATTTGTTTCGTTAGCAAATTTATTGCATGCACTAGATGTTACGATACCTGCTCATATTAGCTTCTTTATTGGAATTGTTTTATTTTTAAGCTTAATTGGTAAGCTCATTTTTGCGACAAAAACGGTCGTCGCTGAAATGCAAAACCCAATCATTGCTTCTGTTTCTCCTACGTTTACGATGGGTACCCTTTCACTAAGTAGTGGCTTAGCGAACTATGGTGTTCACTCAGTGGTGATTCATACATTATGGATTTTAGCAGCAGTAACGCAATTTTTTATTATTATCTACTTTCTTAAAGCGTTTATTTGGAAAAAAGGGCTTACACTTGCAAACATATTTCCTAGCTGGCTCATTTTATTCGTCGGTGTAGCGGTCATGCCATTAACAGCGCGCGATTTGTCCGGTCGTTTTACGCAAACTGTGTTAATTTTTGCAATTTGTGCGTTTCTCATCATCGTACCTATCGTTATCTTACGTGGCTTTATTCGAAAAGATTTACCGGAGCCGACGATTCCGATGCTAGCCATTTTAACAGCCCCTGCATCTCTTTGCTTATTGGCCTACTTTGTGCAATTTAATAGCTCATTGGCTGTAATTTTGACATTATATACAGTGGCGCAACTTTTATTCTTCCTTGTATTAACAAAGTTGCCGAGCATATTAAAGCTGCCGTTTTACCCAAGTTATGCGGCATTAACGTTCCCACTCGTGATTACGGCAACGGCAACAAATGAATTTATACATGCCTTTTCATTCGAAGGAACAATCAAAACTGTATTAACCGCTTATTTTGCGTTGCAGCTACTTTTAGCCATTTGTATCGTCGTTTACGTACTCATTCGCTACGTGAATTACTTAAGTGTACAAATCAAGCAAAAACGAGCACTTGCCACGAAAAATAATCAAACAGCTTTATCATGA